TCCAAAAAGCACTTAAAAGGGTCGGTGTCACTTGTTATCTCCTCTGTTTTGGTAGACAGTACCCGACACAAAACATTTAAAAAAATGAATGTTTTCACATTCTAAATTCGATATTTTCGATAGGTTTGGAGTTATGGATCTGCGCCGTTTTATTACGCTTAAAACCGTGGTGGAAGAGGGTTCCTTTTTGCGAGCTTCGCAAAAATTGTGTTGCACACAATCGACGGTGACTTTTCATATTCAGCAGCTTGAACAGGAGTTCTCAGTACAATTGTTTGAGAAAATTGGTCGACGCATGTGCCTCACTCGCGAAGGCAAAAAGTTGCTGCCGCACATCTATGAACTCACCAGAGTGATGGATACGCTTCGTGAGGCTGCCAAAAAAGAGTCGGAACCGGACGGGGAACTACGCGTTGTTTCGGGCGAAACGTTGCTCTCTTACCGAATGCCGCAGGTGTTGCAGCGTTTTCGGCAACGTGCACCAAAAGTGCGTTTATCGCTGCAGTCGCTGAACTGTTACGTGATCCGTGATGCTCTACTGAATGATGAGGCCGATGTCGGTGTTTTTTATCGCGTAGGAAATGATGATGCTCTGAATCGACGAGAATTGGGTGAACAATCGCTGGTGCTGGTGGCTTCACCGCAAATTGCAGATATCGATTTTACCCAGCCGGGAAGACATAACGCCTGTAGTTTTATTATCAACGAACCGCAATGTGTCTTCCGGCAGATATTTGAGAGCACGCTGCGCCAGCGACGGATCACGGTGGAAAACACCATTGAGCTTATAAGCATTGAAAGCATCAAGCGTTGTGTCGCGGCAAATATCGGGGTCAGTTACCTGCCGCGCTTTGCAGTGGCAAATGAACTTGCGAGTGGCGAATTAATCGAATTGCCTTTTGGCGAACAGTCGCAGACCATTACGGCAATGTGCGCTCACCATGCCGGGAAAGCGGTTAGCCCGGCGATGCACACTTTTATTCAGTGTGTTGAAGAGTGTTTTTTGCCGGGATAAAAATAATGCCGGGCTTAAACCCGGCACCTAACTTGTCGACGAAGTGCGTTTTGTTCATGCCGGATGCGGCGTGAACGCCTTATCCTGCCTACAAAAGCATGAAAATTCAATATATTGCAGGAGCTGCGTAGATACTGTTATGGCCTGCAAGTTTTTTTCTACCCCGGTTTCCCAGATTGCAGGCATGCCAGACACAGCGCCGTCAGGCGCTGTTTTTTTCATCCCTTCCGCGATTTTTACGCCGCTACCGGATTATGCCGTGACGCATCGAACGGGACCCCTGACTTCAGCACGCCATACGCCACCTGTGCCAGCTTGCGCATCATCGCGCCGAGAATCACCTTTCCTTTTTTGCCATTAGCCACCAGACGGTCACGGAACATCCGTCCCCACTCAGTCTTACTGGTGGCTACCATTGCAGGCATATACAACGCCCTGCGAAGCGACACATGTCCGGCTTTACTCAACCGGCTTGCCCCTCTCACACTACTGCCTGATTCATAACGCCGTGGTGTCAGACCCGCAAAAGCGGCGAACTGTCTGGCATGGGCGAAGCGGTCCTTCAGACCGATATAAGCCAGCAATACCGCAGATGTTTTCTCTCCGATACCCGGGATACTTTCCAGCAGTTTTCTGCGGTGTTTCATATCCGGATCATCGTCTGTCAGGTCTTTTATCTGCTTCTCAAGACGCTTCAGCTCTGCTTCAAGCCACAGAAGATGAGCATCAATGCTCGGCCTCTGGACTTCCCGCGCCGTTTCAGTGCGGTTCAGTTCCTGCGTGTGCATATCTGTCAGCGCCTGGTGGCGTACTACCAGGGCACGCAACGCGCGTTCAAGCGGGTGAGGCGCTTCCCAGGCTGCAGGGCGCTTCTGACGACAGAACTCTGCCAGCATGCGCGCATCCACGGTATCAGTCTTGTTACGCAGTCCTTCACTCTGAGCGAAAGCTTTACCCAGTGCAGGATTAATAACTGACACTATGTAACCTGCATCGTAAAGGCACTCTGCGACAGGTTCCATATAGGTGCCGGTCGCTTCGATGCAGATATGCGCATGGCCAATCTTGTGACCTTTCAGCCAGCTCACCAGCTCATCGTGCCCTTTAGTGGTGTTAGCGAATTTTTTGGTGCGATGACGACCATCAGGACGCAACACATCGACATCCAGTTTCTCTTTAGCGGTGTCGATACCGATATAATGAAGTTCATGTTCCATCGTGAAACCAACCTTGCAAATACGGATTACCGGGAAAACCGGTCCATGATACTGTCCGGTTTATCACTTTGGGAGAAAGGCAGTCCGCTGCATAAATCTACGCAACAGGTTGAAAACCTAAGGCCCGATACGGCATGCGGACTGCAGGCAGAGAAAACTGGCCGATTTTCTCTGCACAGGAGGGATAATACAAGGCCTGATAAGCGTAGCGCATCAGGCAGTTTTGCGTTTGCCAGCACTTTTAATTCCGGGCTTAAACCCGGAATTAAGATCACTCTTCTGTCGTTTGCGGTGGCACGCCCGTTCCGCTTGGTTTACGGCGCTTACCAATATTTTTGGTGTCGCGATGGCGTTTTTTCACCCGCGGCTTCTCTTTCTCTTTAGCTTTTTTCTTCTCGGCACGTTTAGCCAGTACTTTCTTCGATGGCTTGCCGGTCTGCTTTTCGCTTGGCGCACGCGTTTTCGGGCGTAACTCATCAATAACGCGAGCTTTAATTGGCTCTTCAATATAGCGGCCTACTTTGCCCAGCAGCAGATGGTCATGAGCTTCAACCAGCGAAATCGCGGTTCCCTTACGACCGGCGCGCGCGGTACGTCCGATACGGTGTAAATAAGTATCGCCACTGCGTGGCATATCGAAGTTAAAGACATGGCTGACATCCGGAATGTCGATACCGCGCGCGGCAACATCGGTGGCAACCAGTACGTTAACGCGACCTTCGGTCAGACGCTTGATCGCTTCGTTACGCTTGCCTTGTACCATCTCACCTTCGAGATAGCAGTTGTTGATGCCCGCTTCGCGCAGCCAGTTTGCCAACTCATGCACACGCTCACGCTTACGCACAAATACAATTGAGCGGGTCGCTTCCGGTTGTTTTAACAGATGCACCAGTAATGCGGTTTTATGCTCAAGATCATCAGCGCGGTAATACCACTGATGAATCTTTTTGCGCTCACGGGTGGATGGATTCGCAGAAACTTCCACCGGATCTTCAAGCAGACGCTCGGCAAAATCCTGAATGGCATCGCCTTCAAGCGTTGCCGAGAAGAGCAGGGTCTGTTTACGCCAGCGCGTTTCGCCTGCAATATGTTCGATATCCTGAGCAAAACCCATATCCAGCATACGGTCTGCTTCGTCGAGGATCAGCGTTTCAACCGCGCGGCAATCGAAGTTCTCTTCTTTTATGTATTGCAGCAGACGTCCGGTCGTGGCAACCACGATATCCTGGTTTTCGCTGAATACTTCCGCGTGGTTCATATAGGCTACGCCGCCGGTGATGGTGGCGATATCCAGATGCGTATGTTTCGCCAGTTCGCGGGCATGATCGGCCACCTGCATCGCCAGTTCGCGAGTCGGGGTGAGGATCAAAATACGCGGCGGACCGGATTTCTTACGGGGGAAATCGAGCAGGTGCTGCAACGCTGGCAGCAGATACGCCGCCGTTTTACCGGTGCCTGTCGGCGCAGAACCGAGTACATCACGGCCATCGAGCGCAGGCGGAATGGCGGCAGCCTGAATGGCGGTCGGGCGAGTGAAACCTTTATCCTGGAGGGCTTCCAGCAGGCTTTCGTCGAGTTCAAGTTCGGAAAAAGTCGTTACAGTCATGTTCTACCTCTGTGTGGGGCGCTGATTATAGACGTTACGGCTGCAATCTTCATCTGTTTGTATGGATATCGCTTCTCGGGTATTGTTCACACCCGGTGCTATCGCCGTTTTTCCTGCAAGGTTTTATTTTCATGTCACAGTCTACATCCGTGCTTCGTCGTAATGGATTTACTTTTAAACAGTTTTTTGTTGCTCACGATCGCTGTGCGATGAAAGTGGGAACGGATGGCATTTTGCTGGGCGCATGGGCACCGGTGGCTGGGGTAAAACGTTGCCTTGATATCGGCGCGGGTAGCGGGTTGCTGGCATTAATGCTGGCGCAGCGAACCGATGACAGCGTGATGATTGATGCCGTTGAACTGGAAAGTGAAGCTGCGACTCA
The nucleotide sequence above comes from Escherichia coli. Encoded proteins:
- the yfiE gene encoding LysR family transcriptional regulator; amino-acid sequence: MDLRRFITLKTVVEEGSFLRASQKLCCTQSTVTFHIQQLEQEFSVQLFEKIGRRMCLTREGKKLLPHIYELTRVMDTLREAAKKESEPDGELRVVSGETLLSYRMPQVLQRFRQRAPKVRLSLQSLNCYVIRDALLNDEADVGVFYRVGNDDALNRRELGEQSLVLVASPQIADIDFTQPGRHNACSFIINEPQCVFRQIFESTLRQRRITVENTIELISIESIKRCVAANIGVSYLPRFAVANELASGELIELPFGEQSQTITAMCAHHAGKAVSPAMHTFIQCVEECFLPG
- a CDS encoding IS110-like element IS621 family transposase, coding for MEHELHYIGIDTAKEKLDVDVLRPDGRHRTKKFANTTKGHDELVSWLKGHKIGHAHICIEATGTYMEPVAECLYDAGYIVSVINPALGKAFAQSEGLRNKTDTVDARMLAEFCRQKRPAAWEAPHPLERALRALVVRHQALTDMHTQELNRTETAREVQRPSIDAHLLWLEAELKRLEKQIKDLTDDDPDMKHRRKLLESIPGIGEKTSAVLLAYIGLKDRFAHARQFAAFAGLTPRRYESGSSVRGASRLSKAGHVSLRRALYMPAMVATSKTEWGRMFRDRLVANGKKGKVILGAMMRKLAQVAYGVLKSGVPFDASRHNPVAA
- the srmB gene encoding ATP-dependent RNA helicase SrmB; its protein translation is MTVTTFSELELDESLLEALQDKGFTRPTAIQAAAIPPALDGRDVLGSAPTGTGKTAAYLLPALQHLLDFPRKKSGPPRILILTPTRELAMQVADHARELAKHTHLDIATITGGVAYMNHAEVFSENQDIVVATTGRLLQYIKEENFDCRAVETLILDEADRMLDMGFAQDIEHIAGETRWRKQTLLFSATLEGDAIQDFAERLLEDPVEVSANPSTRERKKIHQWYYRADDLEHKTALLVHLLKQPEATRSIVFVRKRERVHELANWLREAGINNCYLEGEMVQGKRNEAIKRLTEGRVNVLVATDVAARGIDIPDVSHVFNFDMPRSGDTYLHRIGRTARAGRKGTAISLVEAHDHLLLGKVGRYIEEPIKARVIDELRPKTRAPSEKQTGKPSKKVLAKRAEKKKAKEKEKPRVKKRHRDTKNIGKRRKPSGTGVPPQTTEE